In a genomic window of Candidatus Neomarinimicrobiota bacterium:
- a CDS encoding cytochrome c maturation protein CcmE — translation MNSNKLKFVIGTLVIVAAVIVLAVQGMKEDTTMSYSKSVSEIALLGSRAQALTLKVNGDLKKGSIVRNNLDLDFIITEGGSELSIHYIGKDPIPDTFNNDMDAEVIVSGKLQPDGVFNAERIQAKCASKYEADYSSPEI, via the coding sequence TTGAATAGCAACAAACTAAAATTTGTAATTGGTACTCTGGTCATTGTTGCCGCAGTGATTGTGCTGGCAGTTCAGGGTATGAAAGAAGATACTACCATGTCCTACTCAAAAAGCGTAAGTGAGATTGCGTTGTTGGGCTCACGGGCTCAAGCGCTGACACTGAAGGTGAATGGTGACTTGAAAAAGGGTAGTATTGTTCGAAACAATCTTGATCTGGACTTTATTATTACAGAAGGAGGCTCTGAATTGAGCATCCACTATATCGGGAAAGATCCGATTCCAGACACGTTTAACAATGATATGGACGCCGAAGTGATTGTTTCAGGAAAACTGCAACCAGATGGCGTTTTCAATGCAGAACGTATACAAGCTAAATGTGCTTCAAAGTATGAAGCCGATTATTCTTCCCCTGAGATTTAA